CCGCCCGCGTCCGTGCGTCTCGCGGCGGGCGATGTCGCGGAGCGCGAGGACGCCGAGGAGCACGGCGAACGGCCCGACGACCCACGCGACGAGGGCGACGAGGCCGACGTACCCGGCGGCCACGGCGAGCCCGGACCGGCCGAGCGGGAGCAGCCAGTGCACCGGGTCCGTCGGGGTCGCGCCCGGGCCCGCGGGGGTCGACGGCATGCGCTGACCCGTCCACTGCCGGCCGTCGTACCAGCGCAGCATCTTGTGGGAGGACGGGTCCGGGTACCACCCGGGGGCGGCGGTGGGGACGGGCGTCGTCACGGGAGCAAGCCTCGTCCCCCGCCGGGCCGGTCGGCTCGCCGACCCCGCCGCCTCACCCGTCCGCGACCCCTGCGGTCACGCGAGGAGACGCTGCGTGACCGTCGCGAAGGAGCGGCTGTGCCGGTCGACGTCGTCGTCGGTCGTGTCGGGACTCATGAGCGCCATGTTGTGGAAGGGCGTGAGGAGGATCCCGTCGACGAGCGCCCACAGGTGGAGCAGCTGCTGGAGCGCGAAGTCGTCGGCCGCTGCGGCCTCGGCGCCGTCGTGCGGCGGCGTCGGTCGGAACGTGTACTCCGCGCGGCAGCCGAGCCGCGTGACCTGCCACGGCAGGCCGGCGGCGTCGATGCCGGCCTGGACGCCCTCGGTCCACCGCACCGCGCGGGCGGTCATGGTCGCGAACGCCTCGGGGGTGAGGACCTCGGTGAGCGTCGCGCGCACGGCGGCCATCGACAGCGCGTTGCCGGCCAGGGTGCCGCCGACCCCGCCGACGTCGACGTCCTCCAGCTCGACGGAACGCTGCACACGGTCGGCGAGCTCGGCCGTCATCCCGAAGGCCGCCGCCGGGACCCCGCCCCCGATCGTCTTGCCGACGACGACGGCGTCGGGACGCAGCCCCCACGCGCGCGTGCACCCGCCCGGACCGGCGCACAGCGTGTGCGTCTCGTCGACGTACAGCAGGGTGCCGGTGCGGTCGCACATGTCGCGGAGCGCCGCGAGGTAGCCGTCGTCGGGCAGCACGATGCCGATGTTCGTCATGGCGGGTTCGAGGAGGACGCACGCGACGTCGCCCGGGGCGAGGGCACGCTCCATCGCGTCGAGGTCGTTGAACGGCACGACGGCCGTCGTGACCTCCGGTGGTACCGGCGGGCCGATGTTGCCGCGTCGCGCGACGACCCGGCCGTCGGCGTCGAGCGTCGCGAAGGTCTCGTCGACGCTGCCGTGGTAGCACCAGTCGATCACCGCCACCCTCGGTCGCCCGGTGACGTGACGGGCGTAGCGGACGAGGTGCCGGTTCGCGTCGGTCGCGGTGAGCGTGAACTGCCACTGCGGCAGCCCGAAGCGGGCGGCGAGGTCCTCGGCGGCGACCACCGCGTCCTCGCCGGGCAGCATGGTCGTGATGCCGCGGTCGAGCTGCGCCCGCACCGCGGCGACGGTCGCCGCGGGGGAGTGGCCGGTCATCGCGCCCGTGTCCCCCAGGCACAGGTCGACGTGGTCGATGCCGTCGACGCACGTGAAGTGGGCGCCGGACGCCCGGGCGACGAAGGTCGGCCACGAACCGGGCCACTTCACCATCCACGACATCGGCACCCCGCCGGGCATGACGCGTCGGCCGCGCTCGAACAGCTCCCGTGACCGTGGCCGCTGCGCCTCGAACCGGCGGGTGGCCTCGGCGTGGAGGGCGGCGACGCGCGCGGGGTCGACCCCGGTCACGCCGGGCGCCCGGTGAGCGCCTCGACGAGGACGCCGAGCCCGTCCCGCAGCAGGTCGTCGTCGATGACGAGCGGCGGCAGCAGCCGGATGACGTTGCCGTACGTGCCGCACGTGAGGACGACGACGCCGGCCTGGTGGCAGGTGCGCGCGACCCGGGCGGCCTCCGCCGGGTCCGGCTCCGTGGTCCCCGGCCGGACGAGCTCGACGGCGAGCATGGCGCCGCGGCCCCGGACGTCCCCGATGGCCGGTGCGTCGGCGCGAGCCGCCTCGAGGGCCGTGCGCACGAGCGACTCGATGCCACGGGCGCGGGCGGACAGGTCCTCGTCGACGAGCACGTCCATCGCGGCGAGGGCGGCGGCGCACGCGACCGGGTTGCCGCCGTAGGTGCCTCCCAGGCCGCCGGCGTGGACGGCGTCCATGACGTCGGCCCGGCCGACGACGCCCGCCAGCGGCATGCCGTCCGCGAGGCCCTTCGCGACGGTGACGAGGTCGGCCTGCACCCCCTCGTGGTCGAGGGCGAAGACGTCGCCGGTGCGGCCGAACCCCGTCTGGATCTCGTCGGCGACGAGGAGCACGCCGTTCTCGCGGCACCACGCCGCGAGCGCGGGCAGGAACCCGGGAGCCGGGTCGACGAAGCCGCCCTCCCCCTGGACCGGCTCGATGACGAGGCACGCGACCTGGTCCGCGCCCACCTGTGTCCGGATGCTGCCGATCGCCCGCGCCGCGGCCTCCTCGCCCGTCATCCCCGCCGGGTCGCGGAACGGGTACGACATGGGAGCGCGGTACACCTCGCCGGCGAAGGGCCCGAAGCCGCGCTTGTACGGCATCGCCTTCGCCGTCATCGCCATCGTGAGGTTCGTGCGCCCGTGGTAGGCGTGGTCGAAGACGACGACCGCATCGCGCCCGGTCGCGGCCCGCGCGATCTTGACCGCGTTCTCCACCGCCTCGGCGCCGGAGTTGAGGAGCACCGTCTTCGCGGGCCCCGCGACCGGTGCGAGCCCGGCGAGGCGCTCGGCGACGGTGACGTAGCCCTCGTACGGCGTCACCATGAAGCACGTGTGGAGGAACGCCTCCGCCTGCCGCCGGACGGCCTCGACGACGCGGGGGTGCGCGTGGCCCGCGTTGACGACCGCGATGCCGGCGCCGAGGTCGACGAGGCGGTTGCCGTCGACGTCGACGAGGACCGCCCCGCCGGCGCGCTCGACGAAGGCCGGGAGGACCATGCCGACACCCGTCGGGACGACGGCGGCGCGCCGCTCCCCCAACGCGAGCGAGGCGGGGCCGGGGACCGCCGTCCGCAGGTGGCGGCGCTGCTCGACACCGGCCACGAGGGGGGCGGGTGCGGCGGGTGCTGCGACCGTGGGAACCGTCGTCATGGGCGCAGCATAGGGGCGGATTCCGCGCCGGGGCAGGGCCCAGGCGACGGAATCCGCCCTGCCGACGGTCAGCGTGAGGCGGTGTCGTACAGCTGCTGCGCGTCGGTGCCGAGGTAGGGCCCGTACATCGACGTCTTGTCCGTCGAGTACTTGTACGAGTTGACGGAGCTGAGCTGCCCGAGCCCCGTGCTCGTGCTGAAGCCGGACAGCCACGGCCCACCGGAGGAGCCCCCGGTCATGTCGCACGTCATGCCGAGCGTGTCCGCGCCGTAGGGGTCGGACTTCAGGGGCCCGGCGCAGTGCACGAGGTCGCTGCCGTCGTACGGCCGGGCGGCCGGGTAGCCGAAGGCGTAGCGGGACTCCGAGCGGGGCGCGGAGAACGTGATGCCCTGCGCGCCGACGGTGTCGGTGAGCGTCGCGCCGCCCACCGGGGCGACCACGGCGAACCCGACGTCGTAGGAGAAGTCGCCGGAGGACTCCCACTGCGTCGTCGTGTGGAGGTCCGTCGCGACGAACGTGCCGTACGGACGGGCGCCGTCGGCGTAGGCGGGGACGAACGCCCAGTTCGTCGCGAAGTCGCCGGGACCCTCGTGCAGGCAGTGCCCGGCCGTCAGCACGGTGCTCTCGTTCGCGCTCGTGACCGCGGAGCCGGAGCAGACGTAGTTGCTGCCACCGAGGGTGAAGAACACCTTGCCGGTGGTCGCGACGACCGCCGTGCCACCGGTCCACAGGGCGCCCGTGACGACGGGGTCGGTGCTGCCGCCACCGCCGCCGCCCGGCTTCCCGCCACCCGGCTTGTCGGGCTTGGGCACCGGCTTCACCTTCGCCGTCGTGCCCCGCGCGACCGGCGCGGCGGCCGCGGCCTCGGTCGGGGACACCACCGGGGCCAGGCGCTCGCCGGGCAGGGCGGCCCGCATCCGCGCCGGCGTCCAGTACGCGGCGACGGCGGCGCGCTCGGCGGCGGTGGTGGCGGCGCGGGCGTGGGCGCCCTCCGGCGCCCGGTCGGACGGGGCGGCACCGGCGGGGGCGGCGAGCCCGGCGGCGAGCACCGCCCCGGCGGCGAGGGCGAGGAGACGTCGGGCGGGACGGGGTGCGGGCACGAGGGACCTCCGGGGGCCGGGCGACCCTCGCCCGGTCGGGAGACCGTAGGTGCCGTGTCCGAGCCTGACAAGGGTCTTGACACCGCCTGCGATCCGTGCCGCGTAAGCCGGCTGCGACACTCGCGGCCATGCGTCGCGTCACCGTCCTCGGGTCCACCGGGTCCATCGGCACCCAGGCGCTCGACGTCGTCGGCCGCAACCGCGACGCCTTCGCTGTCGCCGGGCTCGCCGCCTGGGGCGGCGACCCCGCCCTGCTCGTCGAGCAGGTGCTCGCGCACGACGTGCCCGTCGTGGCGGTCACGGACCCGGAGGCCGGCGAGGCGGTCGCGACGCGGCTGCGGACCGAGGGGCGGGGCACCGAGGTGCTCGTCGGGCCGGACGCGGCGACGGAGCTGGCGGCGCGCCCGACCGACGTCGTGCTCAACGGGCTCGCCGGCGCCGTGGGCCTGCGGCCGACCCTCGCGGCTCTCGGGGCCGGGCACGTCCTCGCCCTGGCGAACAAGGAGTCGCTCATCATCGGCGGCCCGCTCGTGCGACGCCTCGCACGACCCGACCAGGTGGTCCCCGTCGACTCCGAGCACTCCGCGCTCGCCCAGTGCCTGCGCGGCGGGCGCGCCGAGGAGGTGCGCCGGCTCGTCCTCACCGCCTCCGGCGGTCCGTTCCGCGGCCGGGACCGCGCCTCCCTCGCCGACGTGACGCCGGAGGCCGCCCTCGCCCACCCGACGTGGGCCATGGGCCCGCTCGTGACGACGAACTCCGCGACCCTCGTCAACAAGGGTCTCGAGGTGATCGAGGCGCACCTGCTCTTCGACGTGCCAATGGAGCGCGTCGACGTCGTCGTCCACCCCCAGTCGGTCGTCCACTCGATGGTGGAGTTCACCGACGGCTCGACGCTCGCGCAGTGCAGCCCTCCCGACATGCGCCTGCCCATCGCGCTCGGCATCGGCTGGCCGGACCGGGTGCCGGACGCCGCGCCGGGACTGGACTGGACGACGGCGACGGCGTGGACCTTCGAGCCGGTCGACCACGACACGTTCCCCGCCGTCCGTCTGGCGCGCGAGGCCGGTGCGGCGGGGGGTGTCGCGCCCGCCGTCTACAACGGCGCCAACGAGGTGGCGGTGGAGCAGTTCCTCGCCGGGAACTGCGGGTTCCTCCAGATCGTCGACACGGTGGCCGAGGTTCTCTCCGTGGCCGCCGACCAGGGCTTCGGGGAGCCGCGCGACGTCGACGACGTCGTCGCGGCCGACACGTGGGCACGGGCCCGCGCGGCTGAGACACTGGGGGTCCGCCCGCCCGTGTGAACGGAGGGCGGCAGCAGAGCAGGGAGACGCTCGTGGACCATGCGCTCGCCTACACGGCAGGGGTGCTCGCCATGGTGGTGGGCATCGCCGTGTCCATCGCCCTGCACGAGGTCGGCCACCTCGTCCCCGCCAAGCGCTTCGGGGTGCGCGTCACCCAGTACATGGTGGGCTTCGGCCCGACGCTGTGGTCACGGCGCCGCGGCGAGACCGAGTACGGCGTCAAGGCGATCCCCCTCGGCGGCTACATCCGGATGATCGGGATGTTCCCCCCGAGGCCCGGCACGCCCGCCGGCATGGTCGGCTCGGCGTCGAGCAACCCCATCGCCTCCATGGTCGAGCAGGCCCGTGCGGAGTCCCTCGAGGAACTGCGCCCCGGCGACGAGAAGCGGACGTTCTACGGCCTCAGCGTGCCGAAGAAGCTCGTCATCATGCTCGGCGGCCCCGTCATGAACCTCCTCATCGCCGTCGTCCTCCTCACCGTCGTCGTGAGCGGCTTCGGGGTGCCGACGCTCACGACGCAGGTGCAGACGGTGTCGCGGTGCGTCCTGCCGGTCGACGCCCCGGCGGACGCCGAGTGCTCGCCGTCGGACCCCGCGGCCCCGGCCGCGGCGGCGGGGCTCCGCCCGGGGGACACCCTCCTCGCCATCGGCGGGGTCCCGACGCCGACGTGGGACGCGGTCAGCGAGCAGATCCGGCTGTCCGGGGGCCGGCGTGTCGACGTGCGCGTCGAGCGCGACGGCCGCGAGCTCACCCTGCAGGCGACCCCCATCGTCGCCGACGTAATCGCGCGCGACGAGGACGGGCTCCCGGTCGAGGAGGCCGACGGGTCCTTCGCGACCGTCCGCGCGGGCTTCCTCGGCGTCTCCCCGGTGCAGGCGACCGTGCGGCAGCCCCTCACGAGCGTGCCCGGCCAGGTCGCCGACGCCGTCGTCGGGACCGTCGGGGTCGTGGCGCGGCTCCCGCAGTACATGGTCGGCGTCGGGCAGGCCGCCTTCGGCGGCGGGGAGCGGGACCCGGACGGACCCGTGAGCGTCGTCGGTGTCGGTCGCTTCGCCGGCGAGGTCGCGGCGCTGGAGGACCCGGCGGGCGAGTTCGGCCTTCGTGAGCGGGTCGCCCAGATCCTCGCCATCCTCGCCGGCCTCAACGTCGCGCTCTTCGTCTTCAACCTCATCCCGCTGCTGCCCCTCGACGGCGGCCACGTCGCGGGGGCGCTGTGGGAGGGCACGAAGAAGACGTGGGCCCGCGCCCGCAACCTGCCCGACCCGGGACCGGTCGACGTCGCGAAGGCCCTGCCGGTCGCCTACGGCGTCGCGGTGGTCCTCCTCGGCATGGCCGTCGTCCTCATCTACGCCGACGTCGTCAACCCGATCAGGCTCACGGGCTGAGCCGGGGCCACAATGGGGGCGTGACCGTCAGCCTCGGCATGCCCGAAGCCCCCGCACCCGTCCTCGCCCCCCGCCGGAAGTCGCGCCAGATCAAGGTCGGCAGCGTCCTCGTCGGCGGCGACGCCCCCGTCAGCGTGCAGTCGATGACGACGACGCCCACGACCGACATCAACGCCACCCTGCAGCAGATCGCCGAGCTCACCGCGAGCGGCTGCGACATCGTCCGGGTCGCGTGCCCGTCCCAGGACGACGCCGAGGCGCTGCCGGTCATCGCGAGGAAGTCGCAGATCCCCGTCATCGCCGACATCCACTTCCAGCCGAAGTACGTCTTCGCGGCGATCGACGCCGGCTGCGCCGCGGTGCGGGTGAACCCCGGCAACATCCGCAAGTTCGACGACCAGGTGAAGGAGATCGCCGCGGCCGCGAAGGACGCCGGCGTCTCGCTGCGCATCGGCGTCAACGCCGGCTCCCTCGACAAGCGCCTCCTGGAGAGGTACGGCAAGCCGACGGCGGAGGCGCTCGTGGAGTCGGCCGTGTGGGAGGCCTCCCTCTTCGAGGAGCACGACTTCCACGACTTCAAGATCTCCGTCAAGCACAACGACCCGGTCGTCATGGTCCGTGCCTACGAGATGCTCGCCGAGCGCGGGGACTGGCCGCTCCACCTCGGCGTCACCGAGGCCGGGCCCGCGTTCCAGGGCACCATCAAGTCCTCCGTCGCCTTCGGCGCCCTGCTGAGCAAGGGCATCGGCGACACCATCCGCGTCTCGCTCTCCGCGCCCCCGGTCGAGGAGGTCAAGGTGGGCACGCAGATCCTGCAGTCGCTCAACCTGCGCCCCCGCAAGCTCGAGATCGTGTCGTGCCCGTCGTGCGGGCGCGCCCAGGTCGACGTGTACACCCTCGCCGACGAGGTCACCGCAGGCCTGGAGGGCATGACCGTGCCGCTGCGTGTGGCCGTCATGGGGTGCGTCGTCAACGGTCCCGGCGAGGCCCGCGAGGCCGACCTCGGCGTCGCCTCCGGCAACGGCAAGGGGCAGATCTTCGTCAAGGGCGAGGTCATCAAGACCGTCCCGGAGTCGCAGATCGTCGAGACCCTCATCGAGGAGGCGATGCGGATCGCAGAGGAGATGGGCGTCGACCCCGAGGGCGGCGAGGCGCCCCAGGGCTCCCCGGTCGTCAGCGTCTCCTGAGGCTCACGCCGTCGGGTCGAGCACGGCGAGGGTCGCGAGGTCGAGCACGAGGAGGGACGTGTCGAGGAGCGGCGGGCCCAGGTGGGCCGTCACCTCCTCGTCGGAGTCATGACGGTCCGGTGAGCGAACGGGCTCATGACACACCTCCGCGCAGCGGGATCGTCCTCCGGTGCGTGGCGCGGGTCGACGCCCGGGCGATAAAGGGCGACGGGGTCACGTTTCGGTCGCGACGCGCCTGGAGCGCGCCCGCGGCGTCGCCTGCGGGGCGCCGGTGGGTGAGGATGGCGGCGTGCTTCGCTCGTCGGTGCGCGTGCTGGGGGCCCGGGACCTCGAGGCCGCCGTCGACCTCTGCGCCACCGACCCCGTCTCCCACGCGTTCGTCAGCTCCCGGCTGGTGGGGGGACTGCTCGGGGAGGCCGGCCGGGCAGAGGTCTGGGGCTACCACCAGGCAGGGGACCTCGTCTCGCTCTGCTGGGTGGGCGCGAACATGGTGCCGGTGGCGGCGCACGGCGAGGCCGCCGACGCCTTCGCCGCGAGGGCCCGGCAGGGACCGCGTCGCAGCTCCTCCCTGTTCGGCCCGCGCGACGACGTCCTGCGGCTGTGGGCCGGGCTGGAGGGCACGTGGGGCCCTGCACGGGAGGTGCGCGGCGAGCAGCCGCTCATGGTGTGCGAGCGGGCCGAGGTGGAGCCCCACCCCGAGGTCCGGCGGACCCGTCCGACGGAGCTCGACACCCTGTTCCCGGCGTCCGTCGCGATGTTCACCGAGGAGATCGGCTACTCCCCGCTGGGCATCGACGGGGGCGCCGGGTACAAGGCGGGCGTCGCGGAGATGGTCTCGCTCGGTCGCTCGTTCATCCTGCTGGAGCCAGGGGCAGACGGCGTGCCCGAGGTCGTGTTCAAGGCCGAGCTCGGGGCGGTGACGGGTGCGGTGGCCCAGATCCAGGGGGTGTGGGTGGCGCCGCACCGGCGGGGCGAGGGCATCGCCGTGCCCGCGGTCGCCGCTGTGGTGGAAGCCGTGCGCCGCGACCTCGGGGCGCGCTCCTCGCTGTACGTCAACGACTACAACCAGCGCGCGATCCGCGTGTACGAGCGGGTGGGCTTCGTCAGGCACGGCTGCTTCGCGACCGTCCTGCTGTGATGTCAGGGCCCGCAGGGGCCACAGCACAGGAACCGTCAGCCGCTGCCGCAGGCCAGGCGCCGACTTGCTCGCCCGGTCCTGCGCTGTGGCCGCCGACGCGGCCGTGTCATCGGCGACGACCCCGCTGCCGTGCTGCTGCCTCGGTGTACGCCCCGAGCACGTGACGGACCACGAAGCGGCCGTCGAACATCACGTGGGTCCACGCGAACCGGCGGGTCGCCCAGCCGTCGGTCTGCAGCCAGTCGTGCCGTGCGAGGTCGAGGGCGAAGGCTCGACGCGTGCCGTGGGTGTCGTAGCCGTCAGCCTCGAGCACCACGCCGGCGTCGACGTCCGCGAGGTCGACGACGGCGACGTCGCCGTGTCGTGACCTGATCTCGACCTGCGGCTGCAGCGACCTCCGCCCCGCCACGAGGCACCACCCCCTCAGGCCGGACTCGAAGGCGTTGGCCGCGCGGCTGCTCGCGTGCGTCAGCACCAGCCGGGCGCGCCCGCTGCGACGGCCGGCCAGCTCCTCGACGGCGCGGCGGAGGTCGCGGCGCCGGACGTCGCCCCGGCGCAGAGCCGAGTCGGCGACAGCGAGCGCATCGGGCACGGGGAGGGTCCGGGCGCAGTCGAGGACGGTGCGCAGGGGGTCGGTGACGCCGTCGCGTCGCTCGTGGGACGACAGCCTGCCCCACCGGAGCGTCGCCCCGCCCGGCACGAGTCGCGAGGCGGTGGGTGGGACGGTCACCTCCGTCCCGCTCGACCGGTGCAGCACGCCCCAGCCGTGGTGCTCCGCGGCGCTCAGCCCGGACAGGGCACCGCCGAGCTCGAGGGCGCGTCGCACACCGCCGGTCGCGCTGGGCAGGGCGTAGCGCCCTCGCCGGACCCGCACCACCTCGCCCCGCGACAGGGCGGTGCGGAGCGACCGACGTGAGACGTGCTCCATGAGCTCCGGGTACGTGGCGGTGCCGAGCGCGGCGACGACGGTGACGGGCGTGCTCACGGTGCGAGCGTGCGGGTTCCGGTGCCGACTCGAGGGTCCGTCCACAAGGGGACAAGGTGCGCTGCGCACTCGTCCACAGGCCATGGCGCAGGAAATCGGCGGCGGAGCCGCAGGTCGACAGCCGGGCAGACCGCCCGGTCCTGCGCTGTGGCCGGACCGGGACCTGCCGCCACCCGCCGGTACCCTCGCCGCCGTGCTCATGCGCATGTCCTCCCTCTTCCTCCGCACCCTCCGCGACGACCCGGCCGACGCCGAGGTCCCGAGCCACAAGCTCCTCGTGCGCGCCGGCTACGTCCGCCGGGCCGCACCGGGCGTGTACAGCTGGCTGCCGCTGGGCTACCGGGTGCTGCGCAAGGTCGAGGCGATCGTCCGCGAGGAGATGGAGGCCATCGGCGCGCAGGAGGTCCACTTCCCGGCGCTGCTGCCGAAGGAGCCGTACGCCGCGAGCGGCCGCTGGGACGACTACGGCGACAACCTCTTCCGGCTCAAGGACCGCAAGGGAGGCGACTACCTCCTCGGGCCGACGCACGAGGAGATGTTCACGCTGCTCGTCAAGGACCTCTACAGCAGCTACAAGGACCTGCCGCTCTACCTGTTCCAGATCCAGACGAAGTACCGCGACGAGGCGCGCCCGCGCGCCGGGATCCTCCGTGGCCGCGAGTTCGTCATGAAGGACAGCTACTCCTTCGACACCTCCGACGAGGGCCTCGACGCGAGCTACCGGGCGCACCGCGACGCCTACCTCCGCACGTTCGACCGGCTCGGGCTCGACTTCGTCGTCGTCAAGGCGGTGTCGGGTGCCATGGGCGGCAGTGCGAGCGAGGAGTTCCTCACCCCGAGCCCGGTGGGGGAGGACACGTACGTCCGCTGCACCGCGTGCGACTACGCGGCCAACGTCGAGGCGGTGACGACGGTCGCCCCGCCCGCCGCGACCCCCGACGAGCTCGCCGCGCTGCCGGCCGCCCACGTCGAGGACACCCCGGGCACGCCGACGATCCAGACGCTCGTCGACCACGCGAACGCCGCGTTCCCCCGCGACGACCGGCCGTGGACCGGCGCCGACACGCTGAAGAACGTCCTCGTCGTCCTGGTCCACCCCGACGGGACGCGCGAGCCGCTCGCGATCGGCGTCCCGGGCGACCGCGAGGTCGACGCCAAGCGCCTCGCCGCCGCGGTCGAGCCCGCGACGGTCGACGCCTTCACCGACGACGACTTCCGGAAGCACCCGGTCCTCGCCAAGGGCTACATCGGCCCCGGCGTCCTCGGGACCGCGAGCGCCGAGCGCGGCGGCAGCGGCATCCGCTACCTCCTCGACCCGCGCGTCGTCGTCGGGACCGCGTGGCTCACCGGCGCCGACGCCGACGGCCGTCACGTCTTCGACCTCGTCGCCGGCCGCGACTTCCCCGCCGCGGGGGAGGTCGGCGGCGACGGGACGATCGAGGCCGCCGAGGTCCGCGACGGCGACCCCTGCCCGCAGTGCGCCGGCGAGCGGGGCGGCACCCTGGAGTCCGCCCGCGGCATCGAGATGGGCCACGTGTTCCAGCTCGGCCGCAAGTACGCGGAGGCGCTCGGGCTCACGGTCCTCGACGAGAACGGCAAGAGCGTCGTCGTGACGATGGGCTCCTACGGCATCGGCGTCAGCCGCGCCGTCGCGGCGATCGCCGAGTCCACCCACGACGACAAGGGCCTCGTGTGGCCGCGGGCCGTCGCGCCCGCGGACGTCCACGTCGTCGTCGCGGGCAAGGACCCGGCGGTCGCCGAGGGCGCCGAACGCCTCGCCGCGGACCTCGACGCCGCCGGCCTCGACGTCGTCCTCGACGACCGGAAGGCGAGCATGGGCGTCAAGCTCAACGACGCCGAGCTCGTGGGGCTCCCGACGGTCGTCGTGGTGGGCAAGCGCTTCGCCGACGGCTACGTCGAGGTCGTCGACCGCCGGACGGGCGAGCGCCGCGACGTCGCCCTCGACGACGTCGTCGCCGAGCTCGGGTGAGCGCCGCCACGGCGGCCGGCGTCCTCGCCGGCTGGCCGGGCATGCCCGACGTCGGCTGGCAGGCCGTCGCGCTGCTCGTCCTCGCCGCGCTCGTCGCCGGCTGGGTCG
The Aquipuribacter nitratireducens DNA segment above includes these coding regions:
- a CDS encoding DUF2510 domain-containing protein, encoding MTTPVPTAAPGWYPDPSSHKMLRWYDGRQWTGQRMPSTPAGPGATPTDPVHWLLPLGRSGLAVAAGYVGLVALVAWVVGPFAVLLGVLALRDIARRETHGRGRAWFAVVVGCLATPAAAVVAVHLLAG
- a CDS encoding transaminase; this translates as MTGVDPARVAALHAEATRRFEAQRPRSRELFERGRRVMPGGVPMSWMVKWPGSWPTFVARASGAHFTCVDGIDHVDLCLGDTGAMTGHSPAATVAAVRAQLDRGITTMLPGEDAVVAAEDLAARFGLPQWQFTLTATDANRHLVRYARHVTGRPRVAVIDWCYHGSVDETFATLDADGRVVARRGNIGPPVPPEVTTAVVPFNDLDAMERALAPGDVACVLLEPAMTNIGIVLPDDGYLAALRDMCDRTGTLLYVDETHTLCAGPGGCTRAWGLRPDAVVVGKTIGGGVPAAAFGMTAELADRVQRSVELEDVDVGGVGGTLAGNALSMAAVRATLTEVLTPEAFATMTARAVRWTEGVQAGIDAAGLPWQVTRLGCRAEYTFRPTPPHDGAEAAAADDFALQQLLHLWALVDGILLTPFHNMALMSPDTTDDDVDRHSRSFATVTQRLLA
- the gabT gene encoding 4-aminobutyrate--2-oxoglutarate transaminase, with protein sequence MTTVPTVAAPAAPAPLVAGVEQRRHLRTAVPGPASLALGERRAAVVPTGVGMVLPAFVERAGGAVLVDVDGNRLVDLGAGIAVVNAGHAHPRVVEAVRRQAEAFLHTCFMVTPYEGYVTVAERLAGLAPVAGPAKTVLLNSGAEAVENAVKIARAATGRDAVVVFDHAYHGRTNLTMAMTAKAMPYKRGFGPFAGEVYRAPMSYPFRDPAGMTGEEAAARAIGSIRTQVGADQVACLVIEPVQGEGGFVDPAPGFLPALAAWCRENGVLLVADEIQTGFGRTGDVFALDHEGVQADLVTVAKGLADGMPLAGVVGRADVMDAVHAGGLGGTYGGNPVACAAALAAMDVLVDEDLSARARGIESLVRTALEAARADAPAIGDVRGRGAMLAVELVRPGTTEPDPAEAARVARTCHQAGVVVLTCGTYGNVIRLLPPLVIDDDLLRDGLGVLVEALTGRPA
- the dxr gene encoding 1-deoxy-D-xylulose-5-phosphate reductoisomerase, producing the protein MRRVTVLGSTGSIGTQALDVVGRNRDAFAVAGLAAWGGDPALLVEQVLAHDVPVVAVTDPEAGEAVATRLRTEGRGTEVLVGPDAATELAARPTDVVLNGLAGAVGLRPTLAALGAGHVLALANKESLIIGGPLVRRLARPDQVVPVDSEHSALAQCLRGGRAEEVRRLVLTASGGPFRGRDRASLADVTPEAALAHPTWAMGPLVTTNSATLVNKGLEVIEAHLLFDVPMERVDVVVHPQSVVHSMVEFTDGSTLAQCSPPDMRLPIALGIGWPDRVPDAAPGLDWTTATAWTFEPVDHDTFPAVRLAREAGAAGGVAPAVYNGANEVAVEQFLAGNCGFLQIVDTVAEVLSVAADQGFGEPRDVDDVVAADTWARARAAETLGVRPPV
- a CDS encoding M50 family metallopeptidase, with the protein product MDHALAYTAGVLAMVVGIAVSIALHEVGHLVPAKRFGVRVTQYMVGFGPTLWSRRRGETEYGVKAIPLGGYIRMIGMFPPRPGTPAGMVGSASSNPIASMVEQARAESLEELRPGDEKRTFYGLSVPKKLVIMLGGPVMNLLIAVVLLTVVVSGFGVPTLTTQVQTVSRCVLPVDAPADAECSPSDPAAPAAAAGLRPGDTLLAIGGVPTPTWDAVSEQIRLSGGRRVDVRVERDGRELTLQATPIVADVIARDEDGLPVEEADGSFATVRAGFLGVSPVQATVRQPLTSVPGQVADAVVGTVGVVARLPQYMVGVGQAAFGGGERDPDGPVSVVGVGRFAGEVAALEDPAGEFGLRERVAQILAILAGLNVALFVFNLIPLLPLDGGHVAGALWEGTKKTWARARNLPDPGPVDVAKALPVAYGVAVVLLGMAVVLIYADVVNPIRLTG
- the ispG gene encoding flavodoxin-dependent (E)-4-hydroxy-3-methylbut-2-enyl-diphosphate synthase produces the protein MPEAPAPVLAPRRKSRQIKVGSVLVGGDAPVSVQSMTTTPTTDINATLQQIAELTASGCDIVRVACPSQDDAEALPVIARKSQIPVIADIHFQPKYVFAAIDAGCAAVRVNPGNIRKFDDQVKEIAAAAKDAGVSLRIGVNAGSLDKRLLERYGKPTAEALVESAVWEASLFEEHDFHDFKISVKHNDPVVMVRAYEMLAERGDWPLHLGVTEAGPAFQGTIKSSVAFGALLSKGIGDTIRVSLSAPPVEEVKVGTQILQSLNLRPRKLEIVSCPSCGRAQVDVYTLADEVTAGLEGMTVPLRVAVMGCVVNGPGEAREADLGVASGNGKGQIFVKGEVIKTVPESQIVETLIEEAMRIAEEMGVDPEGGEAPQGSPVVSVS
- a CDS encoding GNAT family N-acetyltransferase, which gives rise to MLRSSVRVLGARDLEAAVDLCATDPVSHAFVSSRLVGGLLGEAGRAEVWGYHQAGDLVSLCWVGANMVPVAAHGEAADAFAARARQGPRRSSSLFGPRDDVLRLWAGLEGTWGPAREVRGEQPLMVCERAEVEPHPEVRRTRPTELDTLFPASVAMFTEEIGYSPLGIDGGAGYKAGVAEMVSLGRSFILLEPGADGVPEVVFKAELGAVTGAVAQIQGVWVAPHRRGEGIAVPAVAAVVEAVRRDLGARSSLYVNDYNQRAIRVYERVGFVRHGCFATVLL
- a CDS encoding proline--tRNA ligase, whose translation is MRMSSLFLRTLRDDPADAEVPSHKLLVRAGYVRRAAPGVYSWLPLGYRVLRKVEAIVREEMEAIGAQEVHFPALLPKEPYAASGRWDDYGDNLFRLKDRKGGDYLLGPTHEEMFTLLVKDLYSSYKDLPLYLFQIQTKYRDEARPRAGILRGREFVMKDSYSFDTSDEGLDASYRAHRDAYLRTFDRLGLDFVVVKAVSGAMGGSASEEFLTPSPVGEDTYVRCTACDYAANVEAVTTVAPPAATPDELAALPAAHVEDTPGTPTIQTLVDHANAAFPRDDRPWTGADTLKNVLVVLVHPDGTREPLAIGVPGDREVDAKRLAAAVEPATVDAFTDDDFRKHPVLAKGYIGPGVLGTASAERGGSGIRYLLDPRVVVGTAWLTGADADGRHVFDLVAGRDFPAAGEVGGDGTIEAAEVRDGDPCPQCAGERGGTLESARGIEMGHVFQLGRKYAEALGLTVLDENGKSVVVTMGSYGIGVSRAVAAIAESTHDDKGLVWPRAVAPADVHVVVAGKDPAVAEGAERLAADLDAAGLDVVLDDRKASMGVKLNDAELVGLPTVVVVGKRFADGYVEVVDRRTGERRDVALDDVVAELG